In the Deinococcus ruber genome, AGCAACCAAACGAGAACCACTGGCTCCATTCACCGGCAGGCGAGGCGACCCGCACGTCCACTTCCAGCGCACCCGCACCGGGCGTCTGCCCATTCCACGAAACAATCAGCTGATCGAACGGCTGCGCTGTCTGCCCATCGCCCTGAAGAGCCGGAGCGGTCATGATCGTGGTCTGGGCATGCGGAAACGAAAGATCAACGCGGGCGGGGTGAGCAACAGTAAGCGTCTCTGACATGGAGTTCCTAATGAGCAGGGAGAAGACTTGAAGCGAATGACACAGCGGACCTTTTGAGTCTGCCAGCGTGCATCTTGCAGTGATCTCACATCCACCCCCTCGCTACACTGCCTTTACTATGTCTGCCCGCAAGATCATCCACGTCGATATGGATGCCTTCTTCGCCAGCGTTGAGATCCGCGACCAACCCAGCCTCCAAGGCAACCCCGTCGCAGTCGCCTACTATGGTCCCCGCAGTGTCGTCACCACGGCCAGCTACGAAGCCCGAGCATTTGGCGTCCACAGTGCGTTGCCACTCCGGATGGCGCTCCAGCGGTGCCCTGGGCTGATCGTGGTCGAACCCCGCATGGCGGTGTACCGCGAGGTCAGCCAGCAGATTCAGCAGGTCTTCCACACCTACACCGACCTGGTCGAGATGATGTCCGTCGATGAAGCCTTCCTAGACTTGACCCACCCGCTCCAAGGTCCGGCCAGCGCCACGCTCCTGGCACGGCAGATCAAACACGACATCACCGCTCGGACCGGTGGACTGACGGCCTCCGTGGGTGTGTCGTATTGCAAGTCACTCAGCAAATTAGCAAGCGGCCAACAGAAACCAGACGGATTAACGGTCATTCTTCCTGAGGAGGCGGATGCGGTCACCGCGGCACTCCCCATCGAGTCCTTCTACGGCATCGGCCCAAAAACAGCCGAGCGGATGTCTGCCTTGGACGTCCGCACCGGGCAGGATCTGCGCCGCTTCACGCTCCAAGAACTCCAGCAGCGTTTCGGCAAGGTCGGCCAGCACTATTACAACATCGTTCGGGGCATTGACGAGCGCCCCGTTGACCCGAGTGATGATCGCAAGAGTGTCGGCAGCGAGGATACCTTCGAATCAGACATCCGCGACCTCCAACTGCTACAGCAGACGCTCGGCGAGATCGCGGGCCGCACCGCCGCTCGCCTCGCGCACCATCACCTCGCAGGCCGTACCATCACCCTCAAGATCAAGTTCGCCAACTTCCAGCAACTCACCCGCCAGATCACGCTCCCCGTCGCGCTCAGCACCCCCGAAGCCCTGCACCGCGTGGCGGTGATGCTTCTCACGCCAGCGTTATTGCAGGGCCGCGCAGTCCGTCTACTGGGCATTACTGTCGGCGCCCTGCAAGACGCCGATCAGCTCCCAGCACAACCGGCCCTCTTTCAAGACGTCTGAGCCTCAGCCAGCACCACCCCAATTCGATATCAACGTGGACAGGCGTTGCGAGGACCCTCAATTGAGCAGGCGGCCCTGCTCGTCGGCGACACTGTGGACCGCACACGCGGTTGCCGCCAGCATCATCGCACTGGTCGTCCCACCCGCCAAGCCCAAGTACGCCGCTGCATGTACGCCCTCGAAGCCCGCCATCAGCGCCGACAACCCAGATCCCCGCAGCCGCGTATACCAATCCTGCCCCAACGCCAGGATGTCCACACCCGCGTTCCCATCCAGCAGCGCAATCTCGCGCGCCTGTCGCTCCAACGCCTCGACGTACTCCAACAATAGTTCCGGAGAGGGACGCGCCTGACTGAACATCGGCGCATATTTCATCGCTGCCAGCAGCTGCAAGGCGGCCGTGATACACGTCTCGAACGCTTGCAGGTTCGCAGGATGACTCAATGAAGGATGCTCGAACGCCGTCATGTCCACCCTGTTCCTTCGATCGTTTGTGCGCTCACCGCGTCGACTGCGCCCTGGTTCAGTGGACAGCCGTGGCAGTGTTCAGCAGGCAGGACAGCCACCCCCAGGCTCCTTGACCGTCTCTGCCGCTGGTGTACTCAGCGTGCCTACAGCACGAGAAAGTATGCGGCGGATCACAGAGGCGATCTGAAGGCAAGACATACCAATAGATTACCCGTTCACACAGCCCAGTTCGCTCAGCCTGACCTTC is a window encoding:
- the dinB gene encoding DNA polymerase IV, giving the protein MSARKIIHVDMDAFFASVEIRDQPSLQGNPVAVAYYGPRSVVTTASYEARAFGVHSALPLRMALQRCPGLIVVEPRMAVYREVSQQIQQVFHTYTDLVEMMSVDEAFLDLTHPLQGPASATLLARQIKHDITARTGGLTASVGVSYCKSLSKLASGQQKPDGLTVILPEEADAVTAALPIESFYGIGPKTAERMSALDVRTGQDLRRFTLQELQQRFGKVGQHYYNIVRGIDERPVDPSDDRKSVGSEDTFESDIRDLQLLQQTLGEIAGRTAARLAHHHLAGRTITLKIKFANFQQLTRQITLPVALSTPEALHRVAVMLLTPALLQGRAVRLLGITVGALQDADQLPAQPALFQDV